The window AAAGTACTATAAGGAATTTTTAAAAGCGCTTTATGAAAACCCACCTTACATTTTTATAGCCTATCTTGACTATCCGCTTGCCTTTAATAACAAAATTTCAGGCATAAAGACACAAATTTTAGGTCACCATGGGGCTGGATTTTCGTGGAATATAAGAGAATGGCAAGTAAAATAGTGGATAAAAGCTTTGTCTAGAGCTATTTTAAAAACAGCGATCTCAAGCCTTGGATTGCTGTTTTTTATCTCATTTTTTCTATTTTTACTCATATACTTTTTGCCAGGAAACGTCACTGACGCGATGTTTTCAAGGAGCGAGGCGATAAATTTAGCCATAAAAGAGCAAATTTTAGAAAATTTGGGGCTAAAAGATGGCTTTTTTGTGCAGTATTTTAGGTGGATGGCTCGCTTTGTGACAGGCGACTTTGGTACTAGTTTTGTAAGCGGAGCGAGCGTATCTCTGCTCATTAAAGAGAGGCTTTTAAACTCGCTTATTTTATTTTTTGCTTCGTTTTTTTTGATAGTTTTTTTATCATTTTTCTTGGGGCTTTTAAGCGCCATTTATAAGAATAAATTTGCCGACATCTTTATAAATTTTAGCTCGTTTTTGCTGGCTTCATTACCTCATTTTTACATCGCTCTTGTGCTAATAGCGATCTTTAGTGTCTATCTAAATTTGCTGCCAAGCTCTGGGGCAAACGAGCTAGGATCTAGCGGCGTAGGGGCTAAATTTATCATCTTACCAACTCTTGCCATCATCTTGCCACACCTTGGCGCAAACGTGAAATTTGTAAGAGACACGCTAAATCAAAGTCTAAACGCCGATTTCATCCAGACGGCTCATGCTAGAGGTTTGGGGCGCGGCAAAATCTATCTCTTTGCGATAAAGCACGCAAGCACCGATATAGTCTATTATTTCGCCACACTTGTAGCTGGCGTTTTTGCTGGCTCATACGTCATTGAGAGCATTTTTTCATTTCCTGGCATAGGCAAGCTTAGCCTTGATGCAGTCATCGCCAAAGACTATCCAGTCGCACTTGCGACCATTTTGCTAACGGCTGTTTTTGTAGTTTTTGCAAATTTACTGGCTAAAATTTTTGCCATATTAGCAGATAAGAGAAATTTATGAGAAAAGTCATATTTTTACTAGCCTGTTTTGTCTTTTTGTCGCTTGTCACATTTGCCTTTGTGACGCCATTTTTCTCTAAATTTGAGCCAAATTTCACTGACTTTATGGCGGTAAATTTAGCCCCAAGTAGCGAGTATATCTTTGGCACTGACATCCTAGGCAGGGACAATCTCATAAGAGT of the Campylobacter concisus genome contains:
- a CDS encoding ABC transporter permease; protein product: MSRAILKTAISSLGLLFFISFFLFLLIYFLPGNVTDAMFSRSEAINLAIKEQILENLGLKDGFFVQYFRWMARFVTGDFGTSFVSGASVSLLIKERLLNSLILFFASFFLIVFLSFFLGLLSAIYKNKFADIFINFSSFLLASLPHFYIALVLIAIFSVYLNLLPSSGANELGSSGVGAKFIILPTLAIILPHLGANVKFVRDTLNQSLNADFIQTAHARGLGRGKIYLFAIKHASTDIVYYFATLVAGVFAGSYVIESIFSFPGIGKLSLDAVIAKDYPVALATILLTAVFVVFANLLAKIFAILADKRNL